Genomic segment of Alcanivorax borkumensis SK2:
CTGGTCGCGCAAGGCATCATTGATCAGGGAGATGGCGCCTAATGGGTCGCCGTTATTGCTGCGCATTTCCGCTTCGGTAATGGTCAAGCTGTCTTGTAATTTTGGCTGTTGTTGAGCCAGGTTATGCATTAGGGCATGGCCTTGGCTGGTATTGCCTTGCTGGTAGAGAAGTTGGGCTGCCTGCACCCGAGCGCGGATAGCTTGGGGGCCGCCCACTTTCAGGTAATGCTCGACGGCGTTATCTAGGTCCATTTCCTGCTCGGCGGCTTGGGCCAGGTACAATTGGATATCGTCGGGCCGGTAGTTGTAGGTGAGCAGAGCCTTGAGGTGGGTCTGGGCTGCGTTGCTGGCGCCTGCTTCCAGCGCCAATAGGGCCAGAGAAAATCGCAGATCCAAGTCTTGAGGGTTTTGCTCAGCCATAATCGCCAGCTGCTTTTCTGCGTCTTCCAGCTCGCCGGATGTTAGTAGCATACGCACATAAGCGATGCGCGGGCGTTGTGCCTGAGGGTACTTGCGCACCAGTTTTTTTAGGTGGCGCAGGGCTTTTTTCTGGTCTCCTGTTTCGTAAAGGAGCTGAGCCTTGAGCAACAAGGCATCTTCATGGCGCGGCATCAGCTTGAGAGTACGCTCGGTGGCCTCCAGGGCGGGTTGAGGTTGCTCTTCGTGTTCCAGCCACAGAGCCCGGGCATACCACAGTGGGGCCTGATCCGGGTAGCGATGGGTTAGCTGGGCCAGCGCTTCCACTAGCTGTAAGTTTCCTTGCGCACCCAGCCCGCGGGCTTGGTTGACCAATCGGCCCAGGGCGTCTTCGCCGTGGGCGCTGAGTAGCTGATCCAGATAACGGGTGGTCGTTGCGGTATTGCCAAGCCGAATTTCGGACAGGATGGCCACTTGCAGGGCGTCTTCGTTGTGTGGCGACGTTTCCAGCCAGAGTTCGCTCATGGCTAGTGCCTGTAGCGGGTCTTCCAGGTAATGGGCCAGCTGGGCTGCCTGACTTATTACGTTCGGATCACGTGTACTCTGGGCGGCTCGACTGTAATAGCCCAGGGTGACGCCCAGCGATTGACGTTGGGCGGCGACTTCTGCCACTAGCAGGTCAGACAGCGTTTCGCTGTCGTAAGTGGGGGCGCTGGCCATCGACGTGGAAGGCCCCGTTTCGGTGGCCGGGGTGGTGGTCTGGCTAGCGCAGCCATGGATCAGAAGGGCGCAGCACAGAGGCAGAATTGAGAAGCGGGTCATTAAGGTCGGTATGCCTATTTTCTGTTTCGGCTATCATGGCACAGCGATTGGCTATTGCCCAA
This window contains:
- a CDS encoding tetratricopeptide repeat protein, yielding MTRFSILPLCCALLIHGCASQTTTPATETGPSTSMASAPTYDSETLSDLLVAEVAAQRQSLGVTLGYYSRAAQSTRDPNVISQAAQLAHYLEDPLQALAMSELWLETSPHNEDALQVAILSEIRLGNTATTTRYLDQLLSAHGEDALGRLVNQARGLGAQGNLQLVEALAQLTHRYPDQAPLWYARALWLEHEEQPQPALEATERTLKLMPRHEDALLLKAQLLYETGDQKKALRHLKKLVRKYPQAQRPRIAYVRMLLTSGELEDAEKQLAIMAEQNPQDLDLRFSLALLALEAGASNAAQTHLKALLTYNYRPDDIQLYLAQAAEQEMDLDNAVEHYLKVGGPQAIRARVQAAQLLYQQGNTSQGHALMHNLAQQQPKLQDSLTITEAEMRSNNGDPLGAISLINDALRDQPDNTELLYSRAMAAEKIGDIAQLEKDLKRIIILNPEDASALNALGYTLGNRTDRLDEAYQYVSKALELRPEDPAILDSMGWVLYKRGEPDAARNYLRQAYEKFPDPEVAAHYGEVLWILGEQNQARQVWRDALEHTPDAPHIREVMEKLGARL